The DNA region ATCAAACTGCATCAAAGTTTAAATTTGGTCATGAAAATCTCTGTACttgggtgtcagtctgtcattgtacaaaaggtcatttaatgtaattttatctTTGTTTCCACTTATTGTGTATTGCAACTGTAGTTATTGCCggttgtcttttatttctatgtatatttgttttaggGTCCACGTTTATAGGTGTTCGTCACCTGTGTCGACTATTGACCTTTGTCGaggttaaataaataaaaagcaTTCTCACCTTCACGTCCTTTAAATTCTTATTGTCATCATGCTATTGATGTTGTCAGACCTCAGTTGGGTGACCTCCCAGTTGAGAAGACTTTTAGGGTCGAAGAATAGATTATAAGGTATGTCGCCATACGAAGTAATCATATCGTTGTTTATGACGCGAAACAGTGTACTCAAATAGGCCGTAAAAAGGACTGGACCAAGAAGGCATAGGCGTAATCCTTGTGGGACGTCAAACTTCAGTTGAACACTTTCAGATAAATTGCCAGATACTAAGACTTTTCTGTGATCTTTTGGTGAGGTAAGAGGCTAGCCAATTGAGTGCGACCTTCAGTAGTCCAAATTAACGTTCCATTAATATTGTCTCCAATAGAATTGCATGGGTCAACGGTATCAAAGGCTGCGCTTAGATCTAGTAGAACCAAAAGTGCGACTTGTTTCTGACCCATGCACTCAAGTATATACTTAATTTACTGTATACTGCGGATTACCGCCATATTGATGATACCTTGACCTGTTCAGTTCATAAATTTGATGATTCAGCATTGACGGGGTTTATTAATTATGGCAATGATACCATATACAGAAAAGCAGTCGATAATTTTGTACCATAGTGGGATGGAAATCTTctgtattttaatgtattattaAAGTGTGTTAGGAAGAAACCTCAAACCATCACATGCTATTTTCTAGTAGTGAGCCTCCAGTATTTACAGGGgcggaggaatcgggggggggtcacattttacaaacatgtTCTTgtggagggtcatattttgcattacaatgtatgggggaaggtcacattttacaatccgtagttttgtgaccaattgaagattcaattattgtcaatttgttttgtgtgttttgagatgtaaaagtgagatgagcactcaacatttagttttacgagtactttacatgcaaaaatacaaaaattaaaatacatatattgtaagaaaattgtttaataaaacgatgcattttgttgagtgtaccatctcacattatcactcacactgtcacatgcaagtttttatatcacatgatgacacaatgcaactcattatacctgcaatattgagaagtcatttctaacaaaactgttgcttaaaaggtgcaatgttatgactccgtgtcatatgcttgggatgtatcaagagactaACAGtttcatgttatatttgaatgtatatttatagccactgtttatggtttattgtatgcacgTACATTTGTTGTATcgaaatttaagtacagcagggtggttcatgatttcgttcagttgttgaaaatatggTGACCCCCacattcactttgtaaaaatgatgacccccccccccttctttgagtccaaattaaggtgcccccccccccgatttacCGCCctccggccgtaaaaactgatcgctcccttacaATGGTTCAGGTAGCACGCTCATAAATAAAGCTGATAATTATGGGATATTGCCATTCCACACTCTTGTTCGATGAGATGGCCGTCCATTTTTGAACAACAAGACAGCATAGATATAAGACGTAAGTATCCATTTTAGATTTTTGGATAGACTGTGACAATTGTGCGCGCACATACAGGTAGTGTTATGAAACGCAGTTTGTAAGATAAGACGTATCGTGCTACCCTGTCAGCTATCTACTGTTCCTTCTAACATTTCGCCATATTGGAATGTACTAGTATTGAGGTCAACCTTTTCTGTGTCGGTTCCGTCAAGGCCGTATACTGATTTTTCCTATAGTATAGCCTTGTGGTGAGTGACGTTGAATGAATAGGCACAGTCAGTTTTAGCACAGATCACTTACCACtattagggagccgtcattatttacgacctggggggtcactcaaaaactggggagtgaaaGGGGGGAGTTACCCAAAAATTGGAGAGTGAAAGGGGGTGGAGCTACTCAGAATTTTatatgttaaaatagcaccagtaagcattcttttagtccttgaaatttaaaaatatcCAGGACGGGACGGGGGTTTCAAATGTGAAATGTtccgtatttatttatttatttatttatttatttatttatttatttatttatttatttatttatttatttatttatttatttatggatTTATACTCCCATCAAGCATGTATATGTATCGAAATGCCTTAATTTTTTTCATTGGCGTTTTCCATATAAGAATATTTATGGAACTAACAGCGCATCGGATACACGGTTCAGGAAAAAGTCTGTTCCAAGTATTAGGTCGTAGATGCCAAAGATATTTCCGAACGGAACGGAATGTATCCAGTTTGCAGTCCCAAGTCATCAACACGAAGGAAGATGCAGACACAAAGAGAATACCACGACCATTCAAGGACATTCCACGCCCTAAAATGTGGCCTGTCTTCGGATCACTTCTAGACTATACTCCAGTAGGTGAGACATCATTTTACCTAACACTCTTTAGAATTTCCGAGTAATAAATCAACATTATTACTTaagaagccccccccccctcccccgagACTTGATCTTCAAAAGTCAACTATATCACACACACCTTTGTGTGTCATATAACGATTTGACCATTTCATGCACTTATTCCCTGGCCTTGTTCGGGCACTAGTAGTCCTTcgggctgttatgtagcaactgtTTCTCTTGGCTTTCAGCCTCGCGAAATAGTTGCTGCATAACAGCCCTCGggtaatatacatacatacatacatacatacatacatacatacatacatacatacatacatacatacatacacacatacatacataaagtgCCCACATAGCCAGGCAACAAGTGTATACTACTTACTGACCTGACGAAGCACTGTCAGCAGGGCGAAAGTTAGTCAGTTTCGGAAATCATTTGAGTTTAGTTTTACCGAGGCCATCCAGATAAGTTTGtgctttcacacacacacacgcacacacacacacacacacacacacacacacacacacacacacacacatatatgtttACTATATTTACTATATTTAACTGTTTATAACCGTATTACAGGTCCATATACCCTAGAAAAAATTATGGAAGCGTCTCTTGACAGGTATAGAGAATACGGAAAGATATGGGTTGAAAATTTCATGGGTAGTATAGCAGTTAATATAGTTGATCCTAATGATGCACAGACTCTGTATAAAAATGAAGGTGTATATCCGATAAGAGAAGCATTTAAACCATGGGAGAGGGCTCGTGAAGTGCGCAAATGCCCTCCTGGTCTAGGCAACATGTAAGTAATTTTTGTCATCGTGTACATACTGAATGTGTTTTaaatgagtatgtatgtatgtatgtatgtatgtatgtatgtatgtatgtatgaatgtatgtatgtatgtatgtatgtatgtatgtatgtatgaatgtatgtatgtatgtatgtatgtatgtatgtatgtatgtatgtatgttgtgtatgtatgtatgtatgtatgtatgtatgtatgtatgtatgtatattcatattcatattcattgaCGAATTCTTTCTTTAAAAAAGAACATTTGCAGAACAAAGAAACATACGTACagttaaataaatacataattaaacttcattttacaaacaaacaacagaaaGTCACATAACTTACAGctgaaagtaataaaataaaatacaaaaagagtTTTAAAAAAGTTCAATATGtcaatatacattacattttatgtagTGGAGAGGGATGTAATGTTTTGCCAGCTGTAGTGCAGTGGCACAGTTattcataataatattaaattttctACTTTCTGCGATACTTTCGAAGTTTGGGTTTAGTATAGTTAGTGTGTTGTATAAATTGTTTCTGTCTGTTGGTAGTAAGGGCAGATCATAACATAATGCATTTCATCTTCTATTACattcatttgacattttctaCATATTCTATCTtcaagtttcatttttaaatgtcTTCCTTTCTCAATCATGAGATTATGATTACTTattcttaatttacatataaattttCTATATTCAGGAATTTTAAtatcttgtaaatatttttccattttaaattcagttttaaatttacaacaTGTGCACAGCTTATTGTTCCCGCTGTTAGAAGGCCTATCTGCTCTCACTTCTTGTTTCCACTTCAATATATATTCTTAGTCGCATTTATCtattaatttatgtaaagtTTGTGGAGAATTATTATTCCAAAAGTTCTTGAGGTTTTTAATCCCACTTATCTTCTCGATATTGGTTGCTCaagttgttttattatttgtgtTATACATTACAGCCTCATGTACAAGACTGTTTTCGCTTTTAGTGCAGACTCTTTTCCAGAGTCCTGTCACTGTATTTCTCTATTCCCTAAATTTCCCATCCATATGTTAATACAGGTCTAATGATGTGATAAAAAATTCTAATGTTAatataatgaagtaattatttTCGTAATATAATAAAATGCCTTTGTTGCGTTATTGTAAAAAGATTCTTTTGCTAGGTCAAACTTACCATTTGGCTGAAATTCAGTTCCTAAATACTTACAATTATGAACTATCTCTATGTTTAGctcgtgtatgtgtgtgtgtgtgtgtgtgtgtgtgtgtgtgtgtgtgtgtgtgtgtgtgtgagcgcacgtgcgtgtctgtgtgtctgtaggtatgtatactgaggtatgtatgcatgaaaaTATCGATGATATTTTTGGAGCAATGGTATGGTATGAAAGCTAAGGTCAGCTAATGTTGCTTTTCCTCCATTCCTTTACTATTTAAACAGTGGTTTTTATAAAGAGCTACGATTTGTATACTTCTCTTCTTAAACTTCTCCTCAGGCAAGGTTCAGAATGGCGTCGTGTAAGAAGAGGAGTACAGGCTTACATTATGAAACCCAAATTAATTGCCCAATATGTACCAGACGTGGATATCGTTGTTGGTGATTTCATATCtttaatgaaacaaattaaacaaGAAGATGGCGAGATCCCAAATTTTCAAAGCGAAATTTACAAGTGGTCCTTAGAATGTAAGTATAATGGTTTCCAGTGAATCGTTCCTCTCTTATCGAATGTTAACGgctgatattatatatatatatatatatatatatatatatatatatatatatatatatatatatatatatatatatatatatatattcatatatatatatgaatattaatgagtcacTTGCATAATTAACCAATGTCAATaatgattatattattaattAGTATATAGTATTATACTATATCTTAAGATACAAGctacaaattataaatataaatataattatcataCAGTTTATATATGTTTTCTTCTTCTCCTGTAGCTATTTTCAAGGTTGTATTTGATGAACGCTTAGGCTGCCTGTACAGTGATATAGAATCAAACTACGAGGCCAAAGAGGTGTTTCAAGCGGCTGGCGATTTCTTCAGAACCTTGAACAAATTGTTACTCGGTGTACCCTTCTACAAACTTTTTAATACGCTGGAATGGAAAAAGTTTTTGCATTATGAAGAGGTATTCTACAGGTTCGTAGTTGAAtagttatttttattcaaaacattcCTAAACATGTATTTCTTTGAGGCAAAATATGATTAAAAGCATTTGTAACATGTCTCTGATGATGCGAGTAGCAATAAATCTTCCTCTTGCTCAATGAAATCTTACtgactttgctacattttatttgtgGCCCAACAAATATTTTACTGGCCTAAAATTTTGTAGTTGATTTGGACGACTCTCAACATACAGGATGTAGTCCAAACTAAGTCTAGAGTTTAGGTTTATACTGTACTAGCATTTCTAAATCATAtggtctggcttgacaaaagaTCTTAttaaaagctgcactagctgtaacctTAATATCATTGTTTTAATCAGACAGTCGACAATATATAGACTAAGAATTGTTAAGATACCAATACTAAGAcgttgtacatgttaattagaggctGATTTTAACAAAAGTTATGCAGTAATAGGTTGAAATCGTGGTTTAATTGGGGGTTGATGTTTGGGTGCGAatctaaaaatcaatttcattgaatttatttaccgaattatgtgtacagctacataaatgtgtttacccccagatgattcaatactatgCAGGTGTGCAATGAGTTAGTCAATTATATCTAGCAAAAGAGTTTCAAAAACGTTTCATGAAAATATATGGTGTCAACCACATCACGACATTAGCCTAGTGTGTATCTTTAACACAAAGTTGACGACATTTGTTATATCTTCTCCTCACACCAGGACATCGAAAAAGTATATTGACCTTAGCATTGCTCGCATGCAAGAGTTGtcagaaaagaaagaaatagcTGGGGAGGCCAattttttggaatctttattggGGAGGGAAGACTTAACATATCAAGAAATGGTCGCAGTGCCTGGAGACATGATGTTGGGTGCTATCGACACGGTGAGTCAAACAAAGGAATTCAAAATTAAAGAAAGGGTCAGGCTTATTTCAACCTTTATTATATTAGGTACAAATCATTTTGTCACGaagcatctctctctctctgtctctgtctctctctcatatTTGAAAGCTGAGGACAATAGTGTAAGATAATAGCTTTAGCAATTGAATAGACAACAGACTACATTTCGATTTACAAATAGTGTATTCGCGCTGTGGCTTGTAAATACACTCCAACGTGTTTGTCAAAATGTACATGGTGTAATTCAGTTAGATCTAAAAGTCTATGTAGTATTGAGAAACTGATCTTCCCAGGCATAGGTGACACGGATTATACTATTACAGTATAGAGCTAGTGGTGGCACGGACTATATAATTCATTGACAAGTCAAGATGTGAGAAACTAAACCATGAGAACACTTtgagtttacatctggtttgaAGAGGAAATAGACAAAATTTGAATATCTAGAGCAATTTCGCAGATTTGTGGCAGGATAAATGGTGAATGCGTTATAATTGAAAATAACGTCTCTAAATTTAATCCACGTCATGTTTACGTATCTTTACAGACAGGTAATGCACTTGTCTTCAACCTGTACACTTTGGCAACGAATCAAGACAAACAAGCTAAGCTATATGATGAAATCATCAACGTTATAGGTagtgagggcgctataacatCTAATGAATTGGATAAAATGGTATACCTCAAGGGATGCATTAAGGAAACATCCAGGTACTATATAGACTGATACCAGTCCCGTGGGAGATTTTTagtctcataatcttcaaatgttttgttatttggGAAGGACAATGTGatcaacattttatatatttttcccTATTACTAGTAGCCTCCCAAGGGATTGGTGCCAATCACCAGAACTCAGATGTTATCAACCTGAAATGTTGTCACTAAACAGCGAACAAAGAGGGAATGGTAGACATGTCCACAGGTTACTGTAGCCAATCAGACGAGAGGGTACTACTATACAAAATCAAATTAGACTCAGTACTCTCTGTAGATAAGAAAAAAATACCAGTCCGTTGCCTGGTGTTGTCTGTAAGAAACTGCGCTACCAAACAGTACTAAAGTTTTGTTTTCGACTTTTTTGAGGAGCAAATAGTGCATAAATAGGCTTCAAATGATAGTGTCATCGAGTAAATATcgttttcattaattttcaaaaacatggtgTCGATCATTTCAAACAATCTATTAGTATCGAACTGCTACGTTCCATAATCTTGTAGTATGTACTGTGTAATTAAACAGGGaatcatattttcaaatacTGCAACATGTTTGGAGTATCGAGATTACCAATATATCATGGGTTGGGCTTTACGGCAGGATCTGAGGCgactggggagaaattattttgatcaaaaatattttatcaaccctgctcccccccccccgtttgCGCTCTCAAAGAAATGTCATGGTACCCGCTATACATTTCGTAGCCCCCTTCCAGAAAGAGAGATACAGACAAACACTGGAAGGCGTACACAAATatattcgcatggctgtcaccaaCTCATCACCGAATCTAGGTTTTAGAAGGTATTGCAAAGAAGCCGCGACAATTTTTCTTAGTTTAGTACTCAGTAAACCACTGCTCCTGAGGtgcaaatcatgagcaaaacaTTTCGGTGCCCCCTTTCAGAATTTTGGCAGCcccaactgtcaattgttttcATGGCCCCCACAATTTCTCCACAGGcccctctgccgtaaattctgaccccagccttagGGCTAGGGATAGAATTAAGATGACCGTAACTGTTACAACTGCACAAACTTAGTAACAGTCATCATACGTAACATAtcgtatattttattttattttattttattttattttatgaagGCCATATGGCTATATGAAATTTATATTGATTTGAATTATAATTAGCATTTTAACTATATTTTCTACTTGTAACACCTTGTGAAAAAATATGAACCAAATCCTTGTTTCTCTGCCCAAAAATATTTAaagaatatgcaaataacaacAACTTGTTATTGTAAAAGAAGTGATTTATAAACAAATAGGGCTTTACTAAACACAATTAACTTTAATCACAACAATCATGTCTTCTGAGTAGAAActaattgttttatttaatttaaacCCCAAAATAAATTTCTAAGGCCTAAATAAACTGTGTTGTTCccattacactcaattttagaatagttggggtaggtaattttttttccttcatttGTGGGTGTcaagttcaggtagttatgttttccgttgttttccacatagtcactgtgttattggtttcttcccatcagatgtacagccattacagattggaagaacagttttatattgtcttttaagttgatgtcagttcccGTATcaactatttctcgcgagacttcacaattttcgcgattttattacttttttctccaatacataaaatttaaaaagtagTTTAGGAtaggcagtgaaaaactagaggTCGGTTACCCGGAACCAAATAACTTTTTTTAGGTCTTATCTATATTACTACCGTAAGATTGACAACCCCTTTATACACTTGTTCAAGCCATTCAATGTTCCTTCTTAATTCACCCAGATTTctcacaaactttgaaatacatggggaaaataacaaaatcgTGCGTTTAAAATCATGTATATTAACGCTTTCATCATATACTTTCTATTCAAGGGTATTTCCGGTCGCTAGTGCAAATTCGCGTACAACGACTACCGATATGATTTTAAGTGGATACCAGGTTCCAGCGGGAGTAAGTCTATTTTCCTATTGCATTACTTGTACAATGCTTGAGAGGTTGAACGTTTTGTAATAATTTAAAGGAAATATATCTAAATGTGATTAAggaattacatatatatatatatcgcttCGTGATCATGAAGGTGTTACCTTTACCGTAAACCTTATTGAGATCAACCTTTGAACTAACCATGTGGAGGAAGTAATTATCAAAAGTTACCTAATTAATACATAAAgctttatttatgcaaatgaaccattaatattgaaatttgtGCGATGTTCATCAAAACCGAATCACTTCTTGCGATTCTCGTGTGCACCCAGCTCCGTTAGAATCAATACAGTACTTACAGTAGTAAGTTATATTTATCTTGTTTGCGCATGCGcacacgcaaacacacacactcgcACGCACACActgagatagacagacaaaacTATGCACGCACACActgagatagacagacaaaacTATGCACGCACACActgagatagacagacaaaactacgcacgcacacactgagatagacagacaaaacTATGTCATTACCTCCTCCCTACAGAAGGTTAAAAAAACTAATCTTGTAATTCAAATCACAAACCGAGATTTTATTGGACTCTTTTTCCCTTTGATATTGACAGACTACAGTTAGAACACAGAGTATAGCTGGTTGGTTGCCAGAGTATGTTTCAGAGCCAGAAAAGTTCATTCCAGAAAGATGGATAAGGAGTGACAAGAGACGGGAAGATATTCATCCTTATGTAGTATTGCCTTTTGGTTTCGGACCTAGAATGTGTATGGGCAAACGTCTGGCTGAGCAATCATTACAAGTCGTGATAACTAGGGTAAGTTGCCTGTGCATATAATTATGAccaatatacattattattcattgttttttttctttgttttgttttgactttgtttttataaatagcTTTGCTGCATATTAAAGATACATGGGTTCTACGTCTCAAGCATTTGCTATTGACATAACACAAACCTGTATGcaataaactaaataaaatgcAAACGATTGAATGGTATATGTATCCGAGGCATAACTAAGGAAAACAATGATTGAtacatagaaggcatgcatcgacTTGAATATGATACCAACAATTTGAATTCAGCGTGTGTTATTTACACTTTTTCAAGGTTGGGGCGGGTCTTTTTACTGCGCAGGTCAAATCTGGTGAATGGCTGAATGCTTGTAGGTTTGAAGGTTTGACGATTAAAATACATGCTTTATGATAATAGTTTGACATCatgtatttgaaattttatgcgaAGTGGTACAAATTCGAGATGCACATTCGACACACCGCCCATAATTATAAGTACATGTTTGTGGGGGTGAAGGAAGAAATATAAATCCGTTCAAATACAAGATGTCAATTCTTTAAATCGTTTCTTTTCACAGTTGGTTCAAAACTTCCGAATCGAATGGCACTATGGTGAAATGAATATGGTGACAAGACTTACACAAGCACCAGGCAGACCCGCAAGTTTCACCTTCATGAATCGAAAATGAGTCCATTGCCGTTGAACACAGGCTCAAAAATGCACATTTAATCTAAATTGCTGTCTtaaaatccctaaccctaagCGAGGGAATGGATCAATTCAGTCAAAGCTTAAACAACTCGGTCAATATAGTTGCTGATTGTAAATATAGCTATACATATGAATTTAGAATTTGTGCAAATACTCTTTGTAACAATACTAGTAGCTAAAGGACGAAggtattcatatttattttatatggAAGACTATTTAAAGGATGACTTGTGATTTTGCTGGATGATGGACAAGTGACACTGCTATCTACCGGCATAACATTGGATACAGCCACCAATTTGTATTTTACTAATGAATCAGACCAGTCCTTCATCACAACACTGTAGTTTAGTTATTTGATGTGTTCCAATAACTTGCATATCTTTGGGAAGTTTTAGTATCATTGTTTTCGACCTGATTCGAAAAAGTTGCAAAAATGGATGCACATTCGAAAGACAACATTTACAATAGCAAAAATATAGACGTCATACAATTATAATAACACTGTACAGTACACACTACATAACAGGGCAAGTGAAATGTTTGGTACAACCATAcacgcactcacgcacgcactgactgactgactgactgactgactgactgacttcacttttattacaaatactcaaatgtttgttgtttagatctgtatatttgtatttgaaaaaaaattttaCAGCAAACACAATATCAAAAGTAAATTTACAACGATCAcctgatatgtaaattatatcagttcaatgtcaaaataattttataatgaTAGTCATACAAGCTGATTAACGAACACGATTTCATTTAAGGAAAACAATGGGAATTGAAGTGTCAAAATTTATGCaaacaatatgaatatttgaatttgtGTCAATGAATAAGGAATATTactttatatcatattacaatgGATGTTTATTCTATCCTACATTTGAGTTGGCTATTTTTCTTTCAAGAAATGTTATGATTGGAAAATTtgatatatatgcaaatgttgcatttcagtatgtaaatattttgcaaTTCATTACATGACTACGTTTAGTATATCAGTTATTCTGTTTATTAAATATTCCAATGGCGGCTCCATTACCCGCATTTCAGTTGAGATTTGTTTCTGTGCTTCGGGTTGTAAACAtctaaatttatgcaaatgatgactTTAATATGCAAAAGACAAGTGATTTTGGTGATGTCAGCAGCACTGCTACTGCTGCACGGATTATGTACCGATGGAAATTTCCGACTGAAAAATTATTCAAGGaataatgaatatattaacttttaataaaatataagaTTATTTATTTGGGAGTTTTTCAAAGCTTGAGTAGCTAATCCTGATGAAAGGTTTGACCTGTTTCGTTCTCCAGCCAGGAAATATAGTTATTCACTTTAGTATAAATTCCGGGTTTATTTTTCAGCGCACAGCCATATCCCCAACTAACAACACCAGTCAGGTACCAGCGACCATTTTCTTTGTTCTTGCAAACCAAAGGACCTCCGGAATCGCCCTGCAAAGGAAACGAATGAATGTTGTCTCACAAGCTAATATAAGAAAGTGGTCGACATTTATGTGATGGTGTTTTTCTCGTAcaattttatacatatttgtgtATTCTCTCATAACATAGAAACCTAGGAACATGCCTTGATATCGCCACATTCTTGGTATatactgtgaaatgttttttGTGGCCCGAAAATTATTTGGTCATAGTTATTTCCTGTGTAATATATTTGACGCACATGTATAATACCAGGAAGACTTTGTATCAGTTTCCTATGTACTTATATCGATAGGCAGAATAAAAACCTATTTGGTCGAGTGTAGAACTAATGTATCTgagtgtctgtctctgtgttttACACACATCCAACTAACATACTGTGGTCTGACTACAATGATTACTGAAAATTGATGGTCTAGATGGTCGATTATAACATATATTCAGAGTTAAAAATATTGGAGGGGAAATGTTTACCCAAGTCTCTCAAAATTTAATCTCTACACCCTAGTCTCTAAGTATAACTTCAATAACTTCAATGTTTAAAAAAGTTAT from Glandiceps talaboti chromosome 18, keGlaTala1.1, whole genome shotgun sequence includes:
- the LOC144449556 gene encoding cytochrome P450 10-like produces the protein MKQIKQEDGEIPNFQSEIYKWSLESIFKVVFDERLGCLYSDIESNYEAKEVFQAAGDFFRTLNKLLLGVPFYKLFNTLEWKKFLHYEEVFYRTSKKYIDLSIARMQELSEKKEIAGEANFLESLLGREDLTYQEMVAVPGDMMLGAIDTTGNALVFNLYTLATNQDKQAKLYDEIINVIGSEGAITSNELDKMVYLKGCIKETSRVFPVASANSRTTTTDMILSGYQVPAGTTVRTQSIAGWLPEYVSEPEKFIPERWIRSDKRREDIHPYVVLPFGFGPRMCMGKRLAEQSLQVVITRLVQNFRIEWHYGEMNMVTRLTQAPGRPASFTFMNRK
- the LOC144449783 gene encoding putative cytochrome P450 CYP44 — its product is MELTAHRIHGSGKSLFQVLGRRCQRYFRTERNVSSLQSQVINTKEDADTKRIPRPFKDIPRPKMWPVFGSLLDYTPVGPYTLEKIMEASLDRYREYGKIWVENFMGSIAVNIVDPNDAQTLYKNEGVYPIREAFKPWERAREVRKCPPGLGNMNFNIL